One stretch of Aquimarina sp. Aq107 DNA includes these proteins:
- a CDS encoding N-acetylornithine carbamoyltransferase, with product MNSYFSIKDIDSLDTWVNEAIKLKQNPLSNKVLGADKTIGLLFFNPSLRTRLSTQKAALNLGMNVIVMNFTGEGWSLEYGDGTVMDQGNSEHVKEAAQVVSQYCDVLAIRAFAKLENREDDYKENVLKNFMVHATIPVVNMESATGHPLQALTDAITITENKPIHKPKIVLSWAPHPKALPQAVANSFVEMVQQMEADFVITHPVGFELASHITNEVPIDYNQENALKDADFVYVKNWSSYAEYGKTSQDRNWKITEEKMKLTNNAKFMHCLPVRRNVVVDDAVIDSGNSIVIEQANNRTYAAQLVLKKILEKTKG from the coding sequence ATGAATAGTTACTTTTCAATAAAAGATATTGATTCACTTGATACTTGGGTCAATGAAGCGATTAAGTTAAAACAAAATCCTTTGTCTAATAAAGTGTTAGGAGCAGATAAAACAATAGGTTTATTGTTTTTTAACCCTAGTTTACGTACACGTTTAAGTACTCAAAAGGCTGCTTTAAACCTTGGAATGAATGTCATTGTAATGAATTTTACAGGAGAAGGTTGGTCTCTGGAATATGGTGATGGTACAGTAATGGATCAAGGTAATTCTGAACATGTAAAAGAAGCAGCTCAAGTAGTCTCTCAATATTGCGATGTATTAGCAATTAGAGCATTTGCTAAACTAGAAAACAGAGAGGATGATTATAAAGAAAATGTATTAAAAAACTTTATGGTACACGCAACTATTCCGGTAGTTAATATGGAAAGTGCAACTGGCCATCCTCTACAAGCATTAACTGATGCAATAACGATCACAGAAAATAAACCAATACATAAACCAAAGATTGTATTATCATGGGCACCGCATCCGAAAGCCTTACCGCAGGCAGTTGCAAATTCTTTTGTAGAAATGGTGCAGCAAATGGAAGCAGATTTTGTAATTACCCACCCTGTGGGATTTGAGTTAGCCAGTCATATTACTAATGAGGTGCCCATTGATTACAATCAAGAAAATGCATTGAAAGACGCAGATTTTGTGTATGTAAAAAACTGGAGCTCATATGCCGAGTATGGAAAAACATCTCAGGATCGAAACTGGAAAATTACTGAAGAAAAAATGAAGTTAACTAATAATGCTAAATTCATGCATTGCTTACCAGTAAGAAGAAATGTAGTTGTAGATGATGCGGTAATTGATAGTGGTAATTCTATTGTGATAGAACAGGCAAATAATAGAACATATGCTGCTCAATTGGTTTTAAAGAAAATTCTAGAAAAAACTAAGGGATGA
- the proB gene encoding glutamate 5-kinase: MDRSDKKRIVLKIGSNVLTKGTDHISRGKIEDIGKQIVALQDTYEFVIVSSGAIAVAKQFVNLESNGKEINVKQALASIGQPHLMRIFQESFRDLGLLTSQCLLSYSDFEREQSKRNIVNTINVLVANNYIPIINENDTVATDEIKFGDNDKLAALTACLLEVDLLVIATNTNGICTKESVENGTYNTIDEVYDMAQLADEIVSSISTHGTGGMQSKVQAASITQNAGIETWIVNGLEDNFMVDVIDRKIPFTKIVKAVYNE; this comes from the coding sequence ATGGACAGATCAGATAAAAAGCGCATTGTACTGAAGATAGGGTCTAATGTTTTAACCAAAGGAACAGATCATATATCTAGAGGTAAGATAGAAGATATAGGTAAACAAATTGTTGCTTTACAAGATACATATGAATTTGTAATTGTTAGTTCAGGTGCTATTGCCGTGGCTAAGCAATTTGTGAACTTAGAAAGTAATGGTAAAGAAATTAATGTAAAACAAGCATTGGCATCTATTGGGCAGCCTCATTTAATGAGAATTTTCCAAGAGAGTTTTAGAGATCTCGGATTACTAACATCCCAATGTTTATTGTCTTATTCTGATTTTGAAAGAGAACAATCTAAAAGAAATATAGTAAATACAATAAATGTGTTAGTGGCTAATAATTACATACCTATCATTAATGAAAATGACACTGTAGCTACAGATGAGATTAAGTTTGGAGATAATGATAAGTTAGCAGCATTGACAGCTTGTTTGTTAGAAGTAGATTTATTAGTGATAGCTACCAATACCAATGGTATTTGTACTAAAGAATCAGTAGAGAATGGAACTTATAATACAATAGATGAGGTATATGATATGGCGCAACTGGCTGATGAAATTGTTTCCTCTATCTCAACACACGGAACTGGTGGAATGCAATCTAAAGTGCAGGCAGCAAGTATTACCCAAAATGCAGGTATAGAAACTTGGATTGTAAATGGATTAGAAGATAATTTTATGGTAGATGTGATAGATAGGAAAATTCCTTTTACCAAAATAGTTAAAGCAGTATATAATGAATAG